A stretch of the Myxococcota bacterium genome encodes the following:
- a CDS encoding nuclear transport factor 2 family protein — MRKDSETLALCDRFFDAIERRDFETVEKCYAPELVVWHSHDCLYQARESNLKTLRDGMSRFKKMRYRNRRIHTFEGGFVQQHTLFVTHPNDFVGQMDVCFVAYTRDGMISRAYEYFDLGQIERFLGPRS, encoded by the coding sequence GTGAGGAAGGACTCCGAGACGCTGGCGCTGTGCGACCGCTTCTTCGACGCGATCGAGCGCCGGGACTTCGAGACGGTCGAGAAATGCTACGCCCCCGAGCTCGTGGTCTGGCACAGTCACGACTGTCTGTACCAGGCCCGCGAGTCGAACCTGAAGACACTCCGCGACGGAATGTCACGCTTCAAGAAGATGCGCTACCGCAACCGCCGCATTCACACCTTCGAAGGCGGATTCGTCCAGCAACACACCCTCTTCGTGACTCACCCCAACGACTTCGTGGGCCAGATGGACGTCTGCTTCGTGGCCTACACCCGCGACGGCATGATCTCGCGCGCCTACGAGTATTTCGATCTGGGGCAGATCGAGAGGTTTCTAGGACCTCGGAGCTGA
- a CDS encoding nuclear transport factor 2 family protein encodes MTDGEIRELCHRFFDAYQDRRVDELAEIYAPDCIIWHNVFGRETTGAENLAALPKSYAGQRRRTYDDRTINTFEGGFVIQYTLAGVQHDGHRGALWICIVALCKDGKITRIDEYMDSSKFAAWAGRGRPRSES; translated from the coding sequence GTGACCGACGGCGAGATCCGCGAGCTGTGCCACCGTTTCTTCGACGCCTACCAGGACCGGCGCGTCGACGAGCTGGCCGAGATCTACGCGCCCGACTGCATCATCTGGCACAACGTGTTCGGCCGCGAGACGACCGGCGCCGAGAACCTCGCCGCCCTGCCCAAGAGCTACGCCGGCCAGCGCCGCCGCACCTACGACGACCGCACGATCAACACCTTCGAAGGCGGCTTCGTGATCCAGTACACGCTGGCCGGCGTGCAGCACGACGGCCACCGCGGCGCGCTCTGGATCTGCATCGTGGCCCTGTGCAAGGACGGCAAGATCACCCGGATCGACGAGTACATGGACTCGAGCAAGTTCGCGGCCTGGGCCGGGCGCGGCCGCCCGAGGAGTGAGTCGTGA
- a CDS encoding nuclear transport factor 2 family protein: MTDRELRELCRRYFDAIERHDLEAVADCCDPEFTFWVNLSGSELTREQSLATLRDGHALLRRRSYDDRRIDTFDGGFLARYSVTCVPHDGRRFSLQACVVAQCRKGKITHLDEYLDSSKFRAPRQAEP; this comes from the coding sequence GTGACCGACCGCGAGCTGCGCGAGCTGTGCAGGCGCTACTTCGACGCGATCGAACGACACGATCTCGAAGCCGTGGCCGACTGTTGCGACCCGGAGTTCACGTTCTGGGTGAATCTGTCGGGCAGCGAGCTCACGCGCGAGCAGAGCCTCGCCACGCTGCGCGACGGCCACGCCCTGCTCCGCCGCCGCAGCTACGACGACCGGCGCATCGACACCTTCGACGGCGGCTTCCTGGCGCGTTACTCGGTGACTTGCGTGCCGCACGACGGCCGGCGCTTCTCGCTCCAGGCCTGCGTCGTGGCGCAGTGCCGCAAGGGCAAGATCACGCACCTAGACGAGTATCTCGACTCGAGCAAGTTCCGCGCGCCGAGGCAGGCCGAGCCGTGA
- a CDS encoding helix-turn-helix domain-containing protein — translation MTAPRRRAPRRPSARAALLDAAVAEFTSKGYEAATVAGIAARAGVTTGAVYGHFRSKVELLLEAVGLGTVEAFTRRSAALAGKPAAEVAPALARGLLGVPSGRSDLLLVDAIALARRDPKVAESYARVIRAHLEAFERTARAGLESGRIDPVLPIDELARLVLALAFGVLALRALEQAPPSDAAVARLVELFVQPASASAPEERQLARVQSRARAAQRARKELHARIAQAAADGHSLRQIGEAAGLSHERVRRILEEEGAVRSSDDRE, via the coding sequence ATGACTGCCCCTCGGCGCCGCGCGCCCCGACGACCCAGCGCCCGGGCCGCGCTGCTCGACGCGGCGGTCGCGGAGTTCACGAGCAAGGGCTACGAGGCCGCCACGGTCGCGGGCATCGCCGCGCGCGCCGGAGTGACCACGGGCGCGGTCTACGGTCACTTCCGCAGCAAGGTCGAGCTCTTGCTGGAAGCCGTGGGGCTGGGCACCGTGGAGGCGTTCACGCGCCGCAGCGCCGCGCTCGCCGGCAAGCCCGCGGCCGAGGTCGCCCCGGCGCTGGCGCGCGGACTGCTGGGCGTGCCCAGCGGGCGCAGCGACCTGTTGCTGGTCGACGCGATCGCGCTCGCGCGGCGCGATCCCAAGGTGGCCGAGAGCTACGCGCGCGTGATCCGCGCGCACCTCGAAGCCTTCGAGCGCACGGCGCGCGCCGGCCTGGAGTCGGGGCGCATCGACCCGGTGCTGCCGATCGACGAGCTCGCGCGGCTGGTGCTGGCGCTCGCGTTCGGGGTGCTGGCGCTGCGGGCGCTCGAGCAGGCGCCGCCCAGCGACGCTGCCGTCGCGCGCCTGGTGGAGCTGTTCGTGCAGCCCGCGAGTGCGAGCGCGCCCGAGGAGCGCCAGCTCGCGCGCGTGCAGTCGCGGGCGCGCGCCGCGCAGCGTGCCCGCAAGGAGCTGCACGCACGGATCGCCCAGGCCGCGGCCGACGGCCACAGCCTGCGCCAGATCGGCGAGGCCGCGGGACTCTCTCACGAGCGCGTGCGGCGCATCCTCGAGGAGGAGGGCGCTGTCAGAAGTTCTGACGATCGCGAGTGA
- a CDS encoding VOC family protein — translation MLKTRGFNHIDLGTKDMEATRRFYEDVLGFPLVRADLIDIAGKGEMKHFFFDAGNGQLIGFMSGQDVTGFPRDFDSGINKGLGLPPGVYHFAFDAETEHDLERIKAHLVSNGIEVRGPVDHEGWCKSIYFLDPNGLQLEVCWLQRPFVADDAEPRVRFRLEGRRKVEPPSERA, via the coding sequence GTGCTCAAGACCCGAGGCTTCAACCACATCGATCTCGGCACCAAGGACATGGAGGCCACGCGTCGCTTCTATGAAGACGTGCTCGGCTTCCCGCTGGTGCGCGCGGACCTGATCGACATCGCCGGCAAGGGCGAGATGAAACACTTCTTCTTCGATGCCGGGAACGGCCAGCTCATCGGCTTCATGAGCGGTCAGGACGTGACTGGCTTCCCGAGAGACTTCGACTCGGGCATCAACAAAGGGCTCGGCCTGCCGCCGGGCGTGTATCACTTCGCGTTCGACGCCGAGACCGAGCACGACCTCGAGCGCATCAAGGCGCACCTGGTCTCGAACGGCATCGAGGTGCGCGGGCCCGTCGACCACGAGGGCTGGTGCAAGTCGATCTACTTCCTCGATCCGAACGGGCTGCAGCTCGAGGTGTGCTGGCTCCAGCGCCCGTTCGTGGCCGACGATGCCGAGCCGCGCGTGCGCTTCCGCCTGGAAGGGCGGCGCAAGGTCGAGCCGCCGAGCGAGCGCGCGTGA
- a CDS encoding FYDLN acid domain-containing protein, with translation MDAARKTKLGQKWVCYSCQAKFYDMQKPEPRCPKCGADQRQSPAFEKPKRTRGKKAAAPPAPKKAVKPPPPVEEGEDLDTPIDPEDLEIEDIEIDEPAGAAAEPAEIEEPEDEPADDDED, from the coding sequence ATGGATGCCGCCCGAAAAACGAAGCTCGGCCAGAAGTGGGTCTGCTATTCGTGCCAGGCCAAGTTCTACGACATGCAGAAGCCGGAGCCGCGCTGCCCCAAGTGCGGCGCCGACCAGCGCCAGTCACCGGCCTTCGAGAAGCCCAAGCGCACGCGCGGCAAGAAGGCCGCGGCCCCGCCCGCGCCGAAGAAGGCGGTGAAGCCGCCGCCGCCCGTGGAAGAAGGCGAAGATCTCGATACGCCAATCGATCCCGAGGACCTCGAGATCGAGGACATCGAGATCGACGAGCCGGCGGGCGCCGCCGCGGAGCCCGCGGAGATCGAAGAGCCCGAGGACGAGCCGGCCGACGACGACGAGGACTAG